In the genome of Patescibacteria group bacterium, one region contains:
- the dnaN gene encoding DNA polymerase III subunit beta, with protein sequence MKIEAAREKLVDAISKADKITGKNLTLPVLSCILFEATKHDLIIRSTNMDLGIEITIPVKVYTEGKVAIPGSIISNFLSNISSNLITLEVIEGNVKVTTDSNTTVIKSLNHDDFPTIPMLEGDKKLLLAARDLVKGIKSVSYASATSSMKPELSSVYIYSDDDQVVFVATDSFRLAEKKVKMKNAQDIGQLLIPVKSINDIIRILDACHGDVEVALTKNQISFKFDGTYLTSRVVDGVFPDYRQIIPKEYKTVCTVLKQDLIKALKIATLFSDKFNKLNFKILPSEKKFMLSTRNADVGENSTALEAVCEGDDLEINYNYKYVVDCFQSVDSDSVALEFNGLNRPLVIRGVNERSFLYLVMPINK encoded by the coding sequence ATGAAGATCGAAGCAGCACGAGAGAAATTGGTTGATGCGATAAGCAAAGCAGATAAGATCACAGGGAAAAATTTAACCCTACCGGTTTTAAGTTGTATTCTCTTTGAAGCAACAAAACATGATCTTATTATTCGATCTACAAATATGGATCTTGGAATTGAAATCACTATTCCTGTAAAAGTCTATACAGAAGGTAAAGTAGCTATTCCTGGATCAATCATTTCAAATTTTCTATCAAATATCTCAAGTAACCTTATTACTCTTGAAGTGATAGAAGGAAATGTAAAAGTAACTACTGATTCAAACACTACTGTTATTAAATCTCTTAACCATGATGACTTTCCTACTATTCCTATGCTCGAAGGGGATAAGAAACTGTTATTGGCCGCTCGCGACCTCGTGAAGGGCATCAAATCTGTAAGCTATGCATCTGCTACCTCGAGCATGAAACCGGAGCTCTCAAGCGTGTATATCTACTCTGACGATGATCAGGTAGTGTTCGTTGCTACCGATTCTTTCCGTTTGGCGGAAAAGAAAGTAAAAATGAAAAATGCTCAGGATATTGGTCAGCTTCTAATTCCGGTTAAAAGTATCAATGACATTATTAGAATTCTTGATGCATGTCATGGAGATGTTGAAGTTGCTCTTACAAAAAACCAAATTTCATTTAAGTTTGATGGTACGTATTTAACATCACGAGTTGTAGATGGTGTATTTCCAGATTATCGACAAATTATTCCAAAAGAATATAAAACAGTCTGTACTGTATTAAAACAAGATCTTATTAAAGCTTTAAAAATAGCTACTCTTTTCTCTGATAAGTTTAATAAACTCAATTTTAAGATTCTTCCTTCAGAAAAGAAGTTTATGTTGAGTACGAGAAATGCTGATGTTGGAGAAAACAGCACGGCACTAGAAGCTGTATGTGAAGGTGACGATCTTGAGATAAACTATAATTACAAATACGTAGTAGATTGCTTCCAGTCTGTAGATTCAGATTCAGTTGCCTTGGAATTTAACGGTTTAAACAGACCACTTGTAATAAGAGGCGTTAACGAACGTTCTTTCTTATATCTCGTCATGCCGATTAACAAATAA
- the dnaA gene encoding chromosomal replication initiator protein DnaA translates to MSTLIFLKHIMDTKRLWESALAEIEIEVSKANFNMWFKDTHISRVDDGMVYLSVPNVFVKDWLYNKFHKFILKCLRNNADIRGLEYVVSKDEPKRQEIQQSQRNTLPTNPTSELPLNDFYINKDDNLNPRYTFESFVVGPFNELAYAASQAVIKKPGITYNPLFIYGDTGRGKTHLIQAIGNYLKTATSKKIFYVTSEKFSLDYINSLQNNKINNFKEKYRKYDVLIMDDIQFFSNKEKSQEELFHLFNNLYDDNKQIIFSSDKHPNYIPNLEERLKSRFGAGMIIDVPHPDQESRAAILRAKAKLQNVDLSPDIIEYLASTIDGNIRELEGALNSVLMQSQLRGRELNVNEVKNIIKNNAKPKKAVSVKDVIKTIADFYNIEEASIYEKTRRKEVVRPRQLIMYVLREEFDVSYPSIGQKLGGRDHTTVIHSCEKIKNELKTNHILAQELKQIRSMF, encoded by the coding sequence ACATATTATGGACACCAAGAGATTATGGGAAAGTGCACTTGCTGAAATTGAAATTGAAGTTTCTAAGGCTAACTTCAATATGTGGTTTAAAGATACACACATATCTAGAGTTGATGATGGAATGGTGTATCTAAGCGTTCCTAATGTGTTTGTAAAAGATTGGCTCTATAATAAATTTCATAAATTTATCTTGAAATGCCTTCGAAACAATGCTGATATTCGAGGTTTAGAATATGTAGTTTCAAAAGATGAACCAAAGAGACAAGAAATTCAGCAATCTCAAAGAAACACCCTCCCAACAAACCCTACTTCTGAGCTCCCACTCAATGATTTCTATATTAATAAAGATGATAATCTAAATCCTCGCTATACCTTTGAATCATTCGTAGTAGGGCCATTTAATGAACTTGCTTATGCTGCAAGTCAGGCAGTAATAAAGAAACCTGGAATTACGTATAATCCACTCTTTATATATGGAGATACAGGTCGAGGAAAGACTCATCTTATTCAAGCAATAGGAAATTACTTAAAAACGGCTACATCTAAGAAGATTTTCTATGTAACATCGGAAAAATTTTCACTTGATTACATAAATTCACTTCAAAATAACAAAATAAATAACTTTAAAGAAAAATATCGTAAATATGATGTACTTATCATGGATGATATTCAGTTTTTCTCTAACAAAGAAAAGTCTCAAGAAGAATTATTCCACTTATTTAACAACTTATACGATGATAATAAGCAGATTATTTTCTCATCAGATAAGCACCCAAACTATATTCCAAACCTAGAAGAGCGCTTAAAATCACGCTTCGGAGCGGGAATGATTATTGATGTACCTCATCCAGATCAAGAATCACGTGCTGCAATTTTACGTGCAAAAGCAAAGCTTCAAAATGTCGATCTTTCTCCTGATATTATCGAATATTTGGCTTCCACTATAGATGGAAACATTCGAGAGCTTGAAGGTGCCTTAAATTCTGTACTTATGCAGTCTCAGCTTCGGGGAAGGGAACTTAATGTAAATGAGGTTAAAAATATCATTAAAAATAACGCTAAACCCAAAAAAGCGGTATCTGTTAAGGATGTAATTAAAACCATTGCTGACTTCTATAATATAGAGGAAGCGAGCATTTATGAGAAAACACGCCGAAAAGAAGTAGTTCGGCCTCGTCAGCTCATAATGTATGTTCTTCGAGAAGAATTTGATGTTTCATATCCATCAATAGGCCAAAAGTTGGGCGGAAGAGACCATACAACAGTTATTCACTCATGTGAAAAGATTAAAAATGAGCTAAAGACAAATCATATCTTAGCTCAGGAATTGAAGCAGATTAGATCAATGTTCTAA
- a CDS encoding penicillin-binding protein, translating into MKKRVTGWLLRRDSWKQLILLAVIVLLFISGGIFLWVATLKIPDLESFQDKILSGSTRLYDKTGEIVLYDLNKDVRQQVVPYENISPYIKNATIAIEDSEFYVHKGVRPMAFLRAVIVNLQSGEFKQGGSTITQQVIKNALLTSDKRISRKIKEWVLALKLERIMTKDQILNLYLNGSPYGGNAYGVEEASKRFFNKSAKDLTLAESAYLAAIPQAPSTYSPFGKHVDKLETRKNVVLQRMKELNFISEAEYETARAEKVTFTKQDINSIKAPHFSMFIKEYLIEKYGEDVVNTGGLKVITTLDYKLQEKAEAIVKENALKNTKNFNATNAGMIAIDPATGQLLVMVGSRDYFDKEIDGNFNITTAHRQPGSSFKPFAYVTAFTKGYTPETVLFDVPTQFSTNCDAYGNPTSPGIQKDSCYMPNNYDLNFRGPMSLRNALAQSINIPAIKTLYLAGMKDTLQTARDLGITSLSNVNQYGLTLVLGGGEASPLEMTGAYGVFANNGMRNPTTGILKITDREGKVLEEFKADPKQVVPEQSVLLLNDVLSDNVARLPLNGPGSATDFGSRQVALKTGTTNDTRDTWIIGYTPQIAVGAWAGNNDNSVMIRKTSGLIIAPMWRQFMNEALKDLPEVAFKEPEPIDPNLKPILRGSWQGGQTYTVDRTTGLPATDATPPENREERSSGGEVHTILHYVDKNNPTGNPPANPASDSQYYLWETPVRNWAEKNGAASPNPQQNQQQPQNGAPLVIITSPTANASFNKSDRMNAAISTQSQTPLKRAEFYINGTYVGVKNSAPFNLDIDLSLSPASQGSNNQLKVVVFDQNEVKNETTLQFSIK; encoded by the coding sequence ATGAAAAAAAGAGTAACGGGTTGGTTATTGAGGAGAGATAGCTGGAAACAGCTTATTTTGCTTGCTGTAATAGTATTATTATTCATAAGTGGTGGTATTTTCTTGTGGGTCGCAACGCTTAAGATCCCCGATTTAGAGTCTTTTCAAGATAAAATCCTCTCTGGGTCAACTCGTCTCTATGACAAAACTGGTGAAATAGTTTTGTATGACCTCAATAAAGATGTACGCCAGCAAGTTGTTCCGTATGAAAACATCTCTCCTTACATTAAAAATGCAACTATAGCTATTGAAGATAGTGAATTTTATGTTCACAAAGGTGTTCGACCAATGGCATTTCTTCGAGCAGTTATTGTGAACCTTCAATCTGGAGAGTTCAAACAAGGAGGATCAACTATTACACAGCAGGTTATTAAGAACGCTCTCCTTACCTCAGACAAACGAATCTCTCGTAAAATAAAAGAATGGGTTCTTGCTCTTAAGCTTGAGCGTATCATGACAAAAGATCAAATCTTGAATTTGTATCTTAATGGCTCACCATACGGAGGAAATGCCTACGGTGTAGAAGAAGCAAGTAAGCGTTTCTTTAACAAATCAGCTAAAGATCTTACGCTTGCTGAATCAGCATATCTTGCAGCAATTCCTCAAGCTCCAAGCACCTATTCTCCTTTTGGAAAACATGTTGATAAACTAGAAACTCGAAAAAATGTTGTTCTTCAACGAATGAAAGAACTCAACTTCATTTCTGAAGCCGAGTATGAAACTGCTCGAGCAGAAAAAGTAACCTTTACTAAGCAAGATATAAATAGCATCAAAGCACCTCACTTCTCGATGTTTATTAAAGAATATCTCATAGAGAAATATGGTGAAGATGTAGTAAATACTGGTGGTCTTAAGGTAATTACAACGCTTGATTATAAGCTCCAAGAAAAAGCTGAAGCTATAGTTAAAGAGAATGCATTAAAAAATACTAAAAATTTTAATGCAACAAATGCAGGAATGATTGCTATTGATCCTGCAACAGGACAACTGCTTGTCATGGTAGGTTCACGTGATTACTTCGACAAAGAAATTGATGGTAACTTCAACATTACAACGGCACACCGACAGCCAGGTTCTTCATTTAAGCCATTTGCCTACGTAACAGCATTTACTAAAGGATATACGCCTGAAACAGTACTCTTTGATGTACCTACGCAGTTTTCAACAAATTGTGATGCATATGGAAACCCAACATCTCCTGGAATTCAAAAAGATAGTTGTTACATGCCAAATAACTATGACTTAAACTTTAGAGGTCCAATGAGTCTAAGAAACGCCTTAGCACAATCAATCAACATCCCAGCGATTAAAACTCTGTATCTAGCAGGAATGAAAGATACTCTTCAAACAGCTCGAGATTTGGGAATCACAAGTTTAAGTAATGTAAATCAATATGGACTTACACTTGTGCTTGGAGGTGGCGAAGCTTCCCCACTCGAGATGACAGGCGCATACGGTGTGTTTGCCAACAACGGAATGAGAAATCCAACTACTGGAATTCTTAAAATCACCGATCGAGAAGGAAAAGTATTAGAAGAATTTAAGGCAGATCCAAAACAAGTAGTTCCAGAGCAATCAGTACTCTTACTCAATGATGTATTGAGTGATAATGTGGCTCGACTTCCATTGAACGGCCCAGGCTCTGCAACTGACTTTGGTTCTCGCCAAGTAGCTCTCAAAACTGGTACAACAAACGATACTCGTGATACATGGATCATTGGATATACACCTCAAATTGCAGTAGGAGCTTGGGCTGGAAACAATGACAACTCTGTAATGATTCGAAAAACTTCAGGACTTATCATTGCTCCAATGTGGCGACAATTTATGAATGAGGCTTTGAAAGATCTTCCTGAAGTTGCCTTCAAAGAACCAGAACCTATTGATCCAAATCTCAAACCAATCCTTCGAGGATCATGGCAAGGAGGTCAGACATATACTGTTGATCGAACAACTGGACTACCGGCAACTGATGCAACACCTCCAGAAAATCGTGAAGAGAGATCAAGCGGAGGTGAGGTTCACACGATTCTTCACTACGTAGATAAAAATAATCCTACAGGTAATCCACCAGCAAACCCTGCAAGTGATTCACAGTATTATCTATGGGAAACTCCGGTACGAAACTGGGCAGAAAAAAATGGTGCTGCTTCCCCTAATCCACAACAAAATCAACAGCAGCCTCAAAATGGTGCTCCCCTTGTGATAATTACAAGTCCAACTGCCAACGCAAGCTTCAATAAATCCGACCGAATGAATGCAGCTATTTCAACTCAAAGCCAAACTCCTCTCAAGCGAGCAGAGTTCTACATTAACGGAACGTATGTTGGAGTAAAAAACAGTGCACCATTCAACTTAGATATTGATCTGAGCCTCAGTCCTGCTTCACAAGGAAGCAATAATCAACTTAAGGTTGTTGTCTTCGATCAAAACGAAGTAAAAAATGAAACAACTTTACAGTTCAGTATAAAATAA